TCCCGATGCGGGAGTATTATTCGGAGGGGATAAACGTCTGAATATGGGAAATAGCTTCGATAGTGGTAGGGTTATGGAGCTGCGGGTAAAGAATCTGTCGACCCGGCTGAGATATTTTTATTTGTCTGTGAGAGCATTCTGTATTTTTGTCAGGGACAGGAAAAGAACTGTTTAATATTATTAAATTTGATTTATTTCCTTAATGTTATTGATTTGAATTATATTGAAATAAATTGAAATATCGCCAAAGTAATTATCTTCATAATTTCATGTGAGTTTAACCGGGCATAACCGGCGACAGGTTTTCCCCTGGCCGGGTAGCAGCGACTTTTTTCCCGTCCACCAGAAGAATTCAATGAAAACGAACGTATCCCCGAGCAATGGCTCCCGCTGGCTCAAATGGCTAATAGTGTTGATTTTGGTGTTGATTACAGCCGGTGTGGTGTGGCGTCTGCTGCCTGTGGGGAAAGGGCCCGGCGGTGATTTCCCTCCAGGCGGCGGGCCGCACGGGCACGGAGGATCTGGTGGTCCGATGGCGAGGCTGGGTGCCGGAACTACGCTGGTGCATAGCGGTACAGCAAGCGCGGCGGATGTGCCGGTCTACCTGAATGCGCTTGGCACCGTGATCCCCAACGCGTCGGTCACTGTCACCAGCCGGGTGGACGGGCAACTGGAAAACGTGTTCTTCACCGAAGGGCAAAAAGTGGAAGCCGGGCAGTTGCTGGCGCAGATCGATCCGCGCACTTACCAGGCAACGCTGAAACAGTACCAGGGCGAATTAAGCGAAAACAAAGCGTTGCTGCAAAGCGCAGAGCTGACGCTGGCGCGCTATCGCAAGCTGTATGCGCAGGACTCGCTGGCGCGCCAGGATCTGGATTCGCAAATCGCCACCGTCGGCCAGTATCGCGGTGCGGTGGCGTCCGACGAGGCGCAGATCGCCAGCGCGCAACTGAACATTGAGTACGCGCGTATTACCGCGCCGGTCAGCGGGCGCGTCGGCCTGCGGCTGGTCGATCCGGGCAATATGGTGCAAAGCTCCAGCACCACCGGGCTGGTGATCATTACCCAGATGCAGCCTGCGGCGGTGACCTTCAGCGTGCCGCAAAGCTATATTCCTGAACTGACGAAAACGCTGCACGCCGGCCAGACGTTACCTGCGACCGCTTTCGATGCCGACAACAACAGCGTGCTGGACGAGGGCGCGGTGAAATTCATCAGCAACCAGATCGACACCAGCACCGGCACGGTTACCCTGAAAGCGCTGTTCCCCAATCAGAACGAAGCGCTGTACGCCAACCAGTTTGTCAATCTGCGCTTGCAGACCCGCGTGCTGAAACAGGCCACGGTAGTGCCATCGCAGGCGCTGCAACTGAGCAGCGATGGCACCTTTGTCTGGCTGATCAACAAAGACAATACCGTTACCCGCAAAGCGGTGAAGACCGGCCCGGCATGGCAGAATAACCTGCAAGTGGTGCTCACCGGCGTTGCGCCGGGCGACAGGCTGGTAACCGAAGGGATCGATCGTCTTAGCACGGGCAGCAAAGTGTCGGTCGTGGATGAAAGCCCGGCGAAAACGGCGGCGGCCAGCGCGAAATGAACCCGTCACGTCTGTTTATTCAACGTCCGGTTGCCACCATTCTGTTAATGGTCGGCGTGCTGATCAGCGGTATTTTCGCCTACCGTTTTCTCTCCACCTCGGCGCTGCCGCAGGTTGATTACCCGACGATTCAGGTGACGACGCTTTATCCTGGCGCCAGCCCGGATGTGATGGCCTCGTCCGTCACTTCGCCGCTGGAGCGCCAGCTTGGGCAGATGGCGGGGCTCAGCCAGATGACCTCCTCCAGTTCCGGCGGTTCGTCGATCATCACCCTGAAGTTCTCGCTCGATCTGTCGCTGGACGTTGCCGAGCAGGAAGTGCAGGCGGCCATCAACGCCGCCAACAATTTGCTGCCGGGCGACCTGCCGAACCCGCCGACCTACAAAAAGGTGAACCCGGCGGATAACGCCGTCATCACGCTGGCGGCCAGCTCGGACACCTTACCGCTGACCAGCGTGCAGGATCTGGTCAACACCCGCGTGGCGCTGAAACTGTCGCAGATTTCCGGCGTCGGTATGGTGACGCTGGCGGGCGGCCATCAACCGGCGATTCGCGTGCAGATGGACCCGAAAGCGCTGGCGGCGCACGGCCTGACGCTGGAGGACGTCAATACGCTGATCGGCGACAGCAACGTCAACGGCTCGAAAGGGGGTTTTGACGGCCAGTACCATTCGGTCACCATCGATGCCAACGACCAACTGCGTACGGCGCAGGAGTACGGCAATCTGATTCTGACGTATCAGAACGGCGCCGCGCTGCGTCTGAAAGACATTGCCCATATTGAGCAGGGGCCGGAAAACAGCTTCCAGTCGGCGTGGGCCAATAACAGCCCGGCGATTGTCATCAGCGTGCAGCGCCAGCCCGGCGCGAATGTGATTCAGGTGGTGGACAGCATCAAAGCGCGTCTGCCGCAACTTCAGGCGGCGCTGCCGGATGGCGTGAAGATGAGCATTCTGTCGGATCGCACACAGACCATTCGCGACTCCATCAGCGATGTGCAGTTTGAGTTGATGCTGTCGATCGCGCTGGTGGTGATGGTGACCTTCCTGTTTCTGCGCAGCGTGGCGGCAACGCTCATTCCGAGCATCGCGGTGCCGCTGTCGCTGGTGGGCACGTTTGGCGTGATGTACCTCGCCGGTTTCAGTCTCAATAACCTGTCGCTGATGGCGCTGACTATCGCCACCGGTTTCGTCATTGACGATGCGATTGTGGTGGTGGAGAACATTTCCCGGCGGCTGGAGGAGGGCAAAACGCCGATGCAGGCGGCGCTGAAAGGCTCGCAGCAGATTGGCTTTACCATCATCTCGCTGACCTTTTCGCTGATTGCGGTGCTGATCCCGCTGCTGTTTATGGGCGATGTGGTCGGGCGGCTGTTCCGCGAATTCGCCATTACGCTGGCGGTTTCGATCCTCGTTTCGATGCTGGTGTCGCTGACCCTGACGCCGATGCTTTGTGCTTATCTGCTGCGGCATATTCCGCCGGAGCAGCAGTCGCGTTTTTCCCGCAAGGGCGGGGAACTGTTTGATCGGTTAATTCATTACTACGACCGTCTGCTGACCGTGGTGCTTAACCATCGCAAGTTAACGCTGCTGGTGGCGCTGGCAACCTTTGCGCTGACCGCCGTGCTCTATATCGCCATTCCGAAAAGCTTTTTCCCGGTGCAGGATACCGGGCTGATTCAGGGCGTGACCATTGCCTCGCAGGACGTATCGTTCAATGAAATGGCGAAGCGTCAGCAGGCGCTGGCGAACGTGATTTTGCAGAATCCGTCGGTGGAGAGCCTCTCTTCAACGATTGGGATTGATGGCAACAATACCAGCCTCAACAGCGGACGGTTGCAGATCAACCTGAAACCGTTCGCTGAGCGCAGCGATAAAGCGCCGGTGGTGATCAAACAGTTGCAGCAGGCGGCGCAGCAGGTGGTGGGTATTCAGCTCTACCTGCAACAGGCGCAGGATCTGACGGTCAACGACCAGGTGACACCCAGCCAGTATCAGTTCACCCTTGACGATGCCGACAGCGAAAATCTGCTCACTTGGGTGCCGAAGATGGTGGCGGCGTTGCAAAAACGCCCGGAATTTAACGGCGTGGTCAGCAACCTGCAATCGCAGGGGCGCGTGGCGTATGTTTCGCTGGATCGCGATAAAGCCTCCCGCTTTGGCATTACCGCTTCCGATGTGGATACGGCGCTGTATAACGCTTTTGGTCAGCGGCTGGTTTCGACCATTTTCACCCAGTCGAACCAGTATCGCGTGGTGCTGGAAGTCGCGCCGCAGTATCAGCAATCACCGGCCTCTTTTGATGATGTCTGGCTGCAACCGTCGACCAGCAGTGCCTCTTCGTCATCAGACAGCAGCTCGACCAGCACCTCGTCGTCCAGTAGCTCAACCAGCAGTAGCTCGACCAGTACGACCTCAACCAGCACCAGCGGTATGGTTCGCCTGACCTCCATTGCCACCATCCATCAGCGCACCGGTTCGCTGATGCATATGCGCCTGAACCAGTTCCCGGCGGCGATGATTTCGTTCAATCTGAATGACGGCTATTCGCTGGGGGACGGGCAAAAAGCAATTGCTGCGGTGAGCGAGCAGTTGCAGTTGCCTTCCAGCATGACCCTGCGCTACCAGGGGGAAACCGACGCCTTCCAGAGCGCCACCAGCAATACGCTGTGGCTGATCCTCGCGGCGCTGCTCACCATGTATGTGGTGCTCGGCATCCTGTATGAAAGTTTTATCCATCCGGTGACCATCCTCTCCACGCTGCCATCGGCAGCAGTGGGCGGTTTGCTGTCGCTGATGCTGGCCGGATCCGATTTCAGCCTGATTGCGCTGATCGGCGTGATCCTGCTGATCGGCATCGTGAAAAAGAACGCCATTATGATGATCGACTTTGCGCTGGAGGCCGAATACAAGCAGCGGCTCAGCCCGCGCGAGGCGATTCATCAGGCGTGTTTATTGCGCTTTCGACCGATCATGATGACCACCATGGCGGCGCTGCTTGGCGCGCTGCCGCTGATGCTGGCTTCCGGTTCGGGCGCGGAACTGCGCCAGCCGCTGGGGCTGGTGATTGTTGGCGGGCTGGTGGTCAGCCAGATGTTGACGCTGTTTACCACGCCGGTGATCTATTTGTTGTTTGATGACCTTGCCACGCGCGGTAGCCGCTGGATAAAACGTCGGCAGCAGGCGAAATCATGAACCTGACGCGTCTGTTTATCTTCCGCCCGGTCGCCACGCTGCTGATCACGCTGGCTATCCTGCTGCTGGGTAGCCTTGGATACCGGCTGTTGCCGGTCGCGCCGCTGCCGCAGGTCGATTTCCCGACCATTATGGTCAGCGCCAGCCTCGCCGGTGCCAGCCCGGAAACCATGGCGGCCACCGTCGCCACGCCGCTGGAGCGATCGCTTGGGCAGATCGCCGGTATTACCGAGATGACCTCCAGCAGTTCACAGGGATCGGCGAGCATTGTTTTGCAGTTCGATCTCGACCGCGATATCAACGGCGCCGCCCGTGACGTGCAGGCGGCAATTAATGCCGCGCGCAGCCTGCTGCCGAGCAGCATGGAGTCGCTGCCGACGTACCGCAAAGCCAACCCGTCTGATGCGCCGATCGTGATGCTGGCGCTCACCTCCGCGACGCGCTCGCCGGGCGAACTCTATGATCTGGCGGAAAGCAAAATTGAGCAGGCCATTGGGCAGGTGAAAGGCGTCGGGGAAGTGTCATTGATGGGCAGCGCCTTGCCCGCGGTGCGCATCGATCTGCAACCGCAGCGCCTGACGCAGTACGGCATTTCGCTCGACACCGTGCGCAAGGCTGTCGCCAACAGTACCTCCAATCTGCCGAAAGGCATGTTGCAGGGCGACA
Above is a genomic segment from Kosakonia radicincitans DSM 16656 containing:
- a CDS encoding MdtA/MuxA family multidrug efflux RND transporter periplasmic adaptor subunit, with translation MKTNVSPSNGSRWLKWLIVLILVLITAGVVWRLLPVGKGPGGDFPPGGGPHGHGGSGGPMARLGAGTTLVHSGTASAADVPVYLNALGTVIPNASVTVTSRVDGQLENVFFTEGQKVEAGQLLAQIDPRTYQATLKQYQGELSENKALLQSAELTLARYRKLYAQDSLARQDLDSQIATVGQYRGAVASDEAQIASAQLNIEYARITAPVSGRVGLRLVDPGNMVQSSSTTGLVIITQMQPAAVTFSVPQSYIPELTKTLHAGQTLPATAFDADNNSVLDEGAVKFISNQIDTSTGTVTLKALFPNQNEALYANQFVNLRLQTRVLKQATVVPSQALQLSSDGTFVWLINKDNTVTRKAVKTGPAWQNNLQVVLTGVAPGDRLVTEGIDRLSTGSKVSVVDESPAKTAAASAK
- a CDS encoding efflux RND transporter permease subunit, whose protein sequence is MNPSRLFIQRPVATILLMVGVLISGIFAYRFLSTSALPQVDYPTIQVTTLYPGASPDVMASSVTSPLERQLGQMAGLSQMTSSSSGGSSIITLKFSLDLSLDVAEQEVQAAINAANNLLPGDLPNPPTYKKVNPADNAVITLAASSDTLPLTSVQDLVNTRVALKLSQISGVGMVTLAGGHQPAIRVQMDPKALAAHGLTLEDVNTLIGDSNVNGSKGGFDGQYHSVTIDANDQLRTAQEYGNLILTYQNGAALRLKDIAHIEQGPENSFQSAWANNSPAIVISVQRQPGANVIQVVDSIKARLPQLQAALPDGVKMSILSDRTQTIRDSISDVQFELMLSIALVVMVTFLFLRSVAATLIPSIAVPLSLVGTFGVMYLAGFSLNNLSLMALTIATGFVIDDAIVVVENISRRLEEGKTPMQAALKGSQQIGFTIISLTFSLIAVLIPLLFMGDVVGRLFREFAITLAVSILVSMLVSLTLTPMLCAYLLRHIPPEQQSRFSRKGGELFDRLIHYYDRLLTVVLNHRKLTLLVALATFALTAVLYIAIPKSFFPVQDTGLIQGVTIASQDVSFNEMAKRQQALANVILQNPSVESLSSTIGIDGNNTSLNSGRLQINLKPFAERSDKAPVVIKQLQQAAQQVVGIQLYLQQAQDLTVNDQVTPSQYQFTLDDADSENLLTWVPKMVAALQKRPEFNGVVSNLQSQGRVAYVSLDRDKASRFGITASDVDTALYNAFGQRLVSTIFTQSNQYRVVLEVAPQYQQSPASFDDVWLQPSTSSASSSSDSSSTSTSSSSSSTSSSSTSTTSTSTSGMVRLTSIATIHQRTGSLMHMRLNQFPAAMISFNLNDGYSLGDGQKAIAAVSEQLQLPSSMTLRYQGETDAFQSATSNTLWLILAALLTMYVVLGILYESFIHPVTILSTLPSAAVGGLLSLMLAGSDFSLIALIGVILLIGIVKKNAIMMIDFALEAEYKQRLSPREAIHQACLLRFRPIMMTTMAALLGALPLMLASGSGAELRQPLGLVIVGGLVVSQMLTLFTTPVIYLLFDDLATRGSRWIKRRQQAKS